A segment of the Synergistaceae bacterium genome:
CTCTGTGTCGTTCGCGTGATTTTATTGCACGTTTTAATTTTGCGTCTATGTCGTGTAAAGTTTTCTCGCGTCCCTTGCGCAATAATGGAATTAATACGCCTTCACGAGCTGCCCGAATCGAATCCAAGCCTAAATTTACAGTCTCGTCAAAATCAAAGTCTATGCGCGTCAAATAATTATTTTTCTTGATTAACTTGCAATTTACGAGTGAGTCCTCATTAACGAGCTTTAACAATGCAGAGTGCCACGAAATTATTTCATGTTCTGCCCAGTGAGTCTGGATTAAACGCGCTAAGGGTCTGCCGATTCCTGAAATATTCTGCAAGTCCTCGAATGCTAAAATTTTGCTCTCACTTAATGCAACACCTTCAAACATTGGCGGAGGCGTGTATAAATGTCCGGGCAAAATCGTTCTAAATCTATTAACGTCGGGAGTAGAATGCTTTGCGGCCTCGTCGATTTTGTGTGAGTCATCAAGTATCAAAAAATTTGCTACCGGTTCAGTAATCTCAAGCACTAAATAATAATTCACGCTCAAACCTGCAGAGACTCTACGTTTTGCAGCAAATTCAAGAATCCTGTCATGATTTATCTGCTTGACTGAATAAATTTCGCCCCCGTGAGTTAATCGACTCTTTAATGCTTCGGCCATAGGTGCGCGCCCTGATGATATTTCGCGGAGTGCGTTAATTTCACTTTGTGAGGCCTCACAGATTCCCGCAGCTCCTGAAGTCCACGAGATTAACAGCCATTTTTCAGGAGAAATTTTCAAAGCTGCCCAAGTGTCTCCGCCTTCAATGCGGTTGACCCGCAGAGGTAGAATATTCTTCAATGCCCCCGCGAGTCCCGTTATAAATTCTGGTCCAAATGCCATTTTTTATTGCCTCAACACGCTTAAAATTGTCTGA
Coding sequences within it:
- a CDS encoding NFACT family protein; this translates as MAFGPEFITGLAGALKNILPLRVNRIEGGDTWAALKISPEKWLLISWTSGAAGICEASQSEINALREISSGRAPMAEALKSRLTHGGEIYSVKQINHDRILEFAAKRRVSAGLSVNYYLVLEITEPVANFLILDDSHKIDEAAKHSTPDVNRFRTILPGHLYTPPPMFEGVALSESKILAFEDLQNISGIGRPLARLIQTHWAEHEIISWHSALLKLVNEDSLVNCKLIKKNNYLTRIDFDFDETVNLGLDSIRAAREGVLIPLLRKGREKTLHDIDAKLKRAIKSRERHRDGLIKQLKECQAAEIFRLKGEAILTHIYEIPKRAEKVNLTDWEGNNLEIALDPDLSPSRNAEKYFKRYRKAKGSPDEIKSNLDAINSSIKELQEQHALLDSINDPEKFNESVKDLSEWLSPSDKKVSRPRKKSPEIPPFLNINYEGINILVGLSARGNRHVTFKLARPEDIWLHVHEMPGAHVIIKGVKRSELEADKRNILEYAASLAAGHSSGRESNSVPIDYTERKYIRSVPGTVALVTYTNPGTLRVTPAKD